Genomic DNA from Schistosoma haematobium chromosome 1, whole genome shotgun sequence:
ATACACTCAACGACTGATTATCTCTTGAGATAAAATCAGTAACTTCTATACTAGCAGTGAATATctcattattcttataattCATGTAGGCCAAACGACTGGACCAGTGATCATATTCTCTTTTATCGAAACTATAACTGAATTCCAAAACATTGTCAGATATGAATAACACCTACACATTCCGTGTTTTAATTATGCACCTTGTGAATTTAGATAGTTTTACTTTGATTAACATTACACTTTTAATTGATAAATGGTCCATTAGTTCACTGTACTCACAAAAAGGCGATGGAATGTTGTCCATCTTGTTCCAACGTGGTTTGTAATTAGCGAGTGTGGGCGAGTGTATATCCAGAGCAGAGTGATTTTTGTTGAAGTTAATTAAGAATTCATAATAATACTGTGTGATCGTTTTTCCGTAAtacattgtttatattattttcagaatataaattattatatacGATAAATGACTAGTAGTTTATCCAAGACGTTCCAAGTGGTTTGCCATAACCAACGGGATGGCTTGCACCTCAGTTTTGTCTCAATTGGCACTCTACAACAAGATTACTTGTATACAACGAGATGAGTTGAAACCAATATTAGCTTTCAACGAGTTCACTCACACAGTTTGATGGTGCTTTAACGTCACAGTTAGTTTGATAAGTTGGCTAAATCACTGGCATGGAGGATGTGGCAATTCGCTGACAGGATCAAAACCACCACCGAGTGGATTCGTGGACACCTTTCAGCATCACAATCAACAATAATTCCTCAAATGAAAATGTTTCCGGTCAATCACAAACAATACACAAATCGACCCATCCACTCAAGACGACATTGAAAAGATCCCGTCCAACGAAACCAATATGTGTTCCGAAAACTGAAAAGCGAACTCATAACGTTCGTCATCAAGAGTCTTTATACTGTTTTATAATGTGACAAGTATCTCTAGAACTCCTCACCAACCAATTTCATCTAGTCACTTACTACTTATCAAAACTGAAGCTCTCAAGTATGATATTCGTGGAGTGACAGCGATAAAGGTCAAACCATTCGGTTCCACATTCTAAGCCTGTCTAGTCtatttcaattagatcgtcatcaggctttactctaatatacatgaatatttatacgaaaatctTAAAcgaatcaaggcaatatgagtcagtaatcataatgaaatagaataagttacTACACATattaggtaaaagtacaagttgatagtaggaatagaggtgtactgatagtagttagaataataaaataaaatagaataacaaAAGTCATATCAACAGTTAAacattggaaatagaaggtcaaacgtgggtaaatagactaggaatagtcaACACTAAgacattaaaaatcattacgtaataagatatGTGTagataattagatagtgaagaatacaaagaggcggaaaattacaaacaaataatggatgtggaaataaggttaacgataacacaaatagaataaaataaataatgataataataaaattttaaaaaatatcgtTAGTTAAGTTACAACTAGACATGGGAGGGATAGGGGGGTtacgtatttcttctgtacacataaattggggttatatatgtacgaattccaatggcttcagctatatgtaggaggcgGGAACGAACTTCGTTGGGAAATGAtagaggtatacgatagataactcgaaatgatttcgatttatctacagaatgaccgctatcaatgagatgtgccaatatagaactgcgaatagatTTTCTCTGgccctttatgtaccaagttggtagatgttcactcattcgttggttaagttgcctggtagtacgccctatatagctatctccatAGGAGcggctgaatttgtaaatgcacatagaagaggccaactcaggtaacttatccttcgtttgagtgagtagacatcgctggtcgacaagagaaggtcaacgcaagattgttcgcttatatgtgttgttctaattttcacaatagGAATCTTTAATAGTCTATTTCAGTCTGACCAAATGGACGACAACACCGACCCTCGTACAAGTACAAATTGTAAGTTGCATTCTGTTCGAATGATAATTCTAACTGACTGAAAATTTCCAATCGGAAATAACGAAATCTGAATTGTCTAGCGTTTTTGAAAGTACACTTCAACAATATTCGATCGTTCATGAATTTCCGAAATATACGAACTGACCATCGTGTCGTTATACAACGAATTCATAGACGTATCTCACTAAAACCTCACCATAATGTGAAGCTGGTTGGCATTAATTTTAGGATTGCGCACGAAAGTTAGGGAATTTTGGGGATGAAACTCACACCACGGAATTCACTCGCTTCAGGAACACCATTCAACCAATGTTACCAAGTGATTAAGATCGAATTTACCATACGTAAAGATCTCCATTAAGACGAAAAACTAATTCAGAGTTGACTAACTACTCAACACACCTTACGAAAATGTCATATCGCGGTTCAATGTACCTACAATAACCAACCGCACACCGAAATAAGTGGAGTGTTTGTGCAATTGCCACAATGAGCACTATCACTGATCACTTCGAATATATGAACATGATTTAAATTCTGAGAGCGTTATTCATTACACAGACATATACACTTGCTAACTAAACATAAGTCAGTATCGTCATTCAGTCGGCACACAGCTCTACTGCTATTGATAGGGTCTTCATGAGGCAACCGCCTTAAAGATCAGTGGGTTCTTGTCGAATGGCTATCTGTCTCAAATCAAACTCAATAACCGAAGTGGAGATACTGTGAACTACAGTACGTAATTGTTTACCTGAGATGCGTGTAAATTAACGATTGACAAATACATTCACCGATTTGAGCCTACTACTTTGTTACAAATTTTCTTAAACACCAACCACAGTATCAGCTTGAGGAACTGAGGACTATGTTATAGACATCAAACCGACGCGTATTTTGACCATTTTTTTATAGTGAACGAAGAGATTTCTTGTTAAGGTGAATTTTCTAATGATTACTACTGGTATGTTACTTGATTTGGCCGCATCGCGGTCTTGGACAACGATAACTGACAGCGATATTTCATGTCAAAATTACTTAGTAATCTTGAGACAAAATTAGTGTAGATTACAAAAAATAATGTCGTATATCTGAATTCACACAATCAGGAAATTCACATATTTCAAGGTTACATGATATATAGTGAAGATTGAGATGATTTATCATTTGTTTGTAGTTATGAATATACAAGGGAATCAATGCAGCTCAATTTACATAAGAATGACAAAAGTGAAACAACGAGAATGACAATATTGAATTTCAGTGGAACTGATATTTATGGTATACGAAGTTGAATACATGATTATTAACCATTGCACAATTCTTTAGGCAGTAAAAAAGCATCGTTTAATAAAAGCCAAAAGGAAATAAAACGAAACTGATAAATATCACAAACTGTTATCCTTGTAGTTAATACAACACAATTTCGTACTTCTTTATTTGGCGAACCATAAACCAAGTTATGATAACGGTTAACAACTGGAGGAAGCATACACCAAATGCAACACAAGCAATAACTATCAGGTTGCGTTTTAAGAATGCTGCGAAGACAGACGCACACCCCTAGAAATGATAAAAGGGAAATTATTACCATACGATGTATGGATGAGTAGTAAAATTATTTGAGATATATGTTAGTTCTATACCTGCAGTTTATAAATAGTGTATTAGAActgatagagtttcaagtcgcaagGGTAGAGGCATGatattatacgttagggatcaaTTTTGTATACAATTAATCAAATCAGAGGCGCATGTTAATGGTAAGTTTGAGGTAGCATGTTGCACAATTAAGTCCAGAAAGGGGTTAGTGACTGTAGgaggaatataccgtagtccgtgTTGTcatgctgacgactttatctttagacacatctgttcttggagtatggcagaatgttgtctcatcattgaaaacttcaaCGCActgcatatcaactggatagcgcttacagctccaggtgaGGGTTTCTATAGCGACCTTCTATCAAccattattcagtgtgcacttgtacaatgtatcgaAAAACCGACACGTATTGACTCGGAACATGACCCGTCATTGCTGGACCTTGTCCTCACACACCATTGTGGGGATGTCATCGACGTTCAGCACCTTCCCCTCACTAGTGAATAGTAATCACGTTGTACTgtactttaagtttaggacacatggcaTACAATTTgttatctgctccaccccgtcccgatatctggcgagctaatattccggcaatcagggactgtgctatctcgactgattggtcggttGACGTGGATGGATCGATCGAAgacgaatggaataagtttatgGTTACATTGGAGTCCGTTACATcaccgtttatcccatggtcaacACGTAAGCTAACACATTGCCCACCATGGATTAttaaggaaacccggaagctgttgAAGCGTAGGAAACACTTCTGGGACTTGTTCTTGTCAACAGGACACGCATCATTTAAGTGTGAATATCAGGAAGTCCGGAATATCTATAAAAAGACCATAGCTAAATCCCGTActacttacgaacgacagttggcatatgatagtcgtacttgtccgaaaccaCTGTTTTCTTATGTTAAACGGCGAATATAatgtagtgatggtattcccccgctactgttacacgaaaattcagatttactagctgaatcagatcgggcaaaagctgagactttttcaaactattttagcaaAGTCTACTCTACGTGTAGTGTTAAAAATACTCGTCCCaatcacaccgagataccagccagtgaatctgtacaggtgactgaggaaactgttcttccattgataactaacctcaaaccttgtgagataccgggccctgacgggttacatccacgactgctgtcatctcttgcggacattatttcaagacCGCTCGCGACGCTCTTCAACATAACCCTTTCACCCGCCCAACTCCATAGAGATCGGAAAGACGCTATAATCAGTGCTATATTTAAGGATGGTCAGAGgcagatagtatctaactaccgacctgtcagtctaactagcatagtcgttaagttacttgaaaagataattcgggttaacTTACTAAGTCACATAgattcacacaatctgttagctcctgagcaacatggGTTTTGTAGCAAGCGTTCGTGCTTGACTAACTTATTGCgagagaggattggacagcagccctagataacggtctgtctgtcgatgtgatattcatagattttagcaaagcatttgataaggtttcacactTAGGTCTTATGCAGGAGCTCTccagcttcggaataataggtgcTGTACAGGAATGGATAGGAAACTTCCTATGTAActgcagacagagagtgagggtcaatCGAATGCTATCCGAATGGAGGCCGGTCAAAGTGGTGTATCCCAAGGCACTATCTTAGGCCTTCTACttttccttctctacgttaatgagttaccgctgttgctTAGGTCGTTGACGTTATTGTTTGTGGATGACGTAAAAGTCTGGAGAGCAATAAGAAGTGAGGCTGATCATTTGGATctccaagctgacttagacgatttagttagatggacTCGAGGTTGGGGCTTAGAATTCTAGGAAGTGTGCtcatgcacatcggtcacggtaagaGTCACCATTATACTATTGATGGTACATCTCTTCCACGCGTTCAAGAActtaaagacttaggagtaacaATAAGTCATGAGttgaaaacaactacgcattgcaacgcagatgctgtcaaaggttttcgtgcgttatggtcgcttctccGAGCATTAAAACGCtttgacgaggaaatgtttcgaattttatatcccacctatgtaataccacacttagagtactgtatcgaagcagctagcccatgtctggtaaaggatactaactcacttAAGCGTATTCAGCgcgtgggaacgaaattagtgaagggtgtttctaaactcccttacgatgagcgtttacaACGTCTAaaccttttccccttgtcgtatcgtaggatgcgaggtgaccttatactggcatttcgtatctttagttatgatttgggtgttaatatatcttatctttttgctcccttcagcactaataatctctgAGGTCATAGCAATAAGGTTCACAGACAACGATCTAAtgaacttaaagtggggtctcGTTTTtttcatcgagtagtcaatgactggaacgccttacccgaacaagtggtatatTTTcaagaagctggaccttcactggaaggcaatctgtcaggattaacacaggctTACCAACCTACCATCCTTATTACTGaatacataataagtaaaagcACTAAAACACCTAGTATTTCGTTTGCATTAACGTTGCTTTGGACGATTAGGTCGATTTAGAGAGTCAAATCCCAAGCAGAAAAATGAAAcataatttaacaaaatgtCCATAAAAAAATCTTAAACCTAGATTATTGAGATTTCGTGCATTTTGAAGGAGTGGAAACAGACAAGAAAAGGACTGAGACTTAACAAACATCAAACTATGGGCACACAATGACCACAGTGATAGTCTTGTGCAATACCAAAAAGATAAACAACATCCTCAGCCTGCAGTTTAAACCAGCACTTAAGAGAACAGAAACATTCCAAATATAATTCAGGCTCTATATACATATTCGTCTTGGTGGCGGTTCCCATGAATCTTGTGATGACTCATCAGGCTTGAGTCTTGGCTTAATCGTTAACAAATTTTGCCACGATCAGACAATCTAGTTTTCATCAGTTGTCTTGTACTTCATCAGGTCTGTGGCAAACAGGTAAAACTTTGCATCTATACACAGAAACATCACGAATGACTTACACAGAATCCAACGACTTTACAAATAGAAATCTTCCTGTAAATACCCAGTTACACCAAATTAGCATGGAATAAACTGTTGGTACGAAAGTTGAGTCATATATAGCTTGACAGTCAAATCCTGATTTAAAAATTCTATGAACGGCATATTCATTTCTACAAATAATATGTCGATTCATTACTAATATCGTAAGCACAGTCGAATAAATTACACTCAATAACCAGTACTTGATAAACAAGTATTTAAAACAACTAAGACTTACTTCCTTGAAGACTGTTCCATCCTTTATGCATGAATCTGGGGGTCCTTTTGTATAGTCTTTAGGACCTTTGACTCCACAACATTGAAACTACAGCAGTTAAGATGCATTTATGACTTACTGATGATTGAATCAAGTCCATGAATAGAGTTACCTCTTTAGTTGGGTTATTTATGGCACTAGTCATGGATTTCTCAAGTCTTTCATCAATCTCTTGCCTGTAAACAAACGCGAAAATGGGGACGGCCAATTCAGAAATCAGAAGTACGATGAGGAGGAATGAATACTACAAACTGTGTCTTAGCTAAAGTAACTTACCAAATACAGCATATAAACATTTTCCTTTATAGCCCCACAACAGCCCAAAAAGCTCACTATAAGAACTGTCGCtccaataataattataatgatggGTAATGCTTGCCAGACACTGTGTAAGTTGTCCCCATATTGGCTAAATTTAACTTGTAAATATACACCAGTTCCAATCAGAGCAACGGAACACAGCTAAAggcagaaaaataaaataatcgaGTATTATTACTAGACAGATAGTGTTCATAATGAACAAACTGCTCTTTAGGAAGCCCATTCCAGACGAGTCAGCTACTGTCTTCGCGTAAAAAACTAACAAACGAAAATCGCTCCATTTATATTAAGTTTTTATCAGTAGAACAATCAAACAAACAACTAAGGTGTTCAAAAAGTTGGGGAGGGGAAAGAAGAAGCTCTTACCTAACGGGCTTCTGTCTCTAGTAGCAGTGAGTTATTGATGCTTTCAGGTTGAAACCTAAGTATATTACtgataaaagagaaaaaaaattattgatgtaGTGGTAAACAAATCCcgaaaataaatagctctgtatgTTTTCGGCATtagatgctgaccagattagttttagtggactcacctagttgaaggtgctcggtcatgcatctgcaccagatcacgagtgggaacgccgtgctcaacatcccctgcagTCACTAGCCAaattagatcagtcgatccacgatatattgatagcctatcaaatatatcttcgaacctcctcacctctgtcttttgatttcacttgatgGGTACGATTCACactagaaggtgttactggttaaagcgttgtcgaaATCCAAATATCTGTGGcgtcttcattggtgagcccgacgtgatctggtacaccaaatcgcaaactgtgagtctgttcctttttggcattttatatattattttactttctatatattgtgatattttCTCCGTGGTTCtggatatttatatatttatttcactcgttcgTTTTCGTATTTAATGTTTCACCATGACGGAACAGACACCCAAGGTACTTAAGTTAGAGActatgtccccaccttcgtCCCAACTaatgcccttctggccagacaacatcgaagcctgacTCCGTTATGCAGAGGCCGACTtctacgagcacggcgtgaacgacacacgtgcacaattcctcgcagtagtcaaggcactaccgcgagAATTCatcaggtacgtaacacctagtatgtttactggTGATGTCTCGGAACCCTACGAAACACGAAATCTTCTAATGCCGAGgatttttcagtcaaagaaaaccCTCGAACGACCCCGAATGACATAACGGAATTGTGTCATACACATACACGTTATCCTAGATTTCGTAACGACCTTAAACGGTCACATACTCGACGAAGAAGCACTACACAtaggcgatctgtctctagaccacgagagacggataacaccgactggtgctggtatcaaaACCAGAATGGAAAGTcctccagaaattgcagaaaaccctgcaattttcgaACTCAAAATCGACCGACACGAGAACCAGTTCGGGGAACTTCCCAGCCGACACGCGTCAActgcaaccgtagccggcgaacatagccgtctgttatacgtcgtAGATGTGATCACGATAGCGCACCAGCTGGCTCCCGAAAACCTGAGATTGGCTAAAAACGAATTAGATGACATGATAGAGTTGGGGATCATTCGATCGCCAAAGAGTTCATGGACATCTCCGTTGCCCGTGTTCCCTATATAGGACAGCAACGATTAGCGTTCAACTGGTGACCATCGGTGATTGAATGTAAATAACcgttcccgatcgttacccattgcctcacattcacaatttga
This window encodes:
- the CD63_8 gene encoding cd63 antigen (EggNog:ENOG410VDHX~COG:S); its protein translation is MGFLKSSLFIMNTICLLCSVALIGTGVYLQVKFSQYGDNLHSVWQALPIIIIIIGATVLIVSFLGCCGAIKENVYMLYLYSFLLIVLLISELAVPIFAFVYRQEIDERLEKSMTSAINNPTKEVTLFMDLIQSSFQCCGVKGPKDYTKGPPDSCIKDGTVFKEGCASVFAAFLKRNLIVIACVAFGVCFLQLLTVIITWFMVRQIKKYEIVLY